TGGCTACTGTAAATAATAAAATACATTCTCCTGAAATTAAGAAAAACGAAATTGAGACTAAGATTAAGATTAAGAAAGAATTTGATTTCAAAATCATTGGTTGTGATAAAAATGGTAATTTTTCAAATGAATTTCACTTTTCTAGAATTCTAGAAAAGTGGAATTGGCAGAATGGTGTGATATATTTTGTTTTTATTGATAGATTCTGTAACGGTGATAAAACAAATGATAATCCCATTAGTGATAATGGAGTTTCTGAATTAGCAAATTATCTTGGTGGCGATTTTCAGGGTATTATTGATAAAATTAACAATGGCTATTTTGAGAAACTTGGTGTAAATATTTTATGGCTTTCACCAGTGATTGATAATCCTGAAATTGCCTACCGTGAAGATAATCCACCGAATAAAAAATATACTGGCTATCATGGCTACTGGCCTAAAGATTTTTACAAAGTTGAGGAGCATTTTGGCACGACTGAATTATTGAAAAAACTTGTAGAAACCGCACACAAAAAAAATATAAAGGTTATATTTGATGCTGTATTTAATCACACAATAACTGAAAATGAAGTTTATAAAAAAAATCCGCAATGGTTTGGAACACTTGAACTACCAGATGGTAGAAAAAATATCCGGCTGTTTGACGAGTATCCATTAACAACCTGGTTTGATAGTTTCAATCCGACATTTGATTTTGAAAACAACCTAGAAGCACAGGATTATATTGTTAGGAATGCTCTATGGTGGATAAAAGAGTTTGAGATTGACGGTTTCCGTTTAGATGCAGTAAAACATGTGCCACATTCATTCTGGAAAGCACTCCGAACAACAATTAGAGAAGAGATTGAATTCCCACAGAACAAAAAATTCTATATGGTTGGTGAGACCATATCATCACGCGAAAAAATTATGGAATTTGTCAACACTGAAGAACTGGATGGTCAGTTTGATTTTCCGTTGTACTGGGCAATAAGAGATGTTTTTGCTTGGGAGACACAAGGCTTTGAGCGACTTGAAAGCGAGTTAAAAAATTCACAAAAAATATACATAAATGGACAAATGTCCACTTTCATTGGGAATCACGATTTTGCACGATTCTCCGCACTTGCGGATGGTGATATAAAACCTGGTATGAACGAAAAAGCAGAAAATGTTGTCGCAAAAATAGATAATCCTGATACATATAAGAAATTAAAACTGGCATTTACATTTATTCTTACTAACCCAGGTGTGCCAACGATATATTATGGTGATGAAATTGGGCTTTCAGGTAAAGGTGACCCTGATAACCGTCGTCTGATGAAGTTTGGTTTTACTAAAGCCGAGCAGGATGTTTTTGATTATGTTGCCACACTGATAAAAATCAGAAATAAAAATCCTGCCATGCGATATGGTGTAAACAAAACGGTACTATTAGAAAATGATTTTTATGCATACCGACTGATATTTTTTGATAATGAAATTCTTGTAATACTGAACAGGTCAGATGAAAATGTAAGCAAATGCTTACATTTAGATGGAAACTGGAAAAATTTGGTTGACGGTAAAATATATAAACTTGAAAATATTGAACTTATACCAAAATCAACAATGATTCTAAAAAAAATATGATAAAACGGATTTTTTTGGCTGTTCTGATTCTTATATTATGGATGTTTGTCAGGGTTTTACTTGTCCAGAAAGATAAACAACTCACAGCACCGAAAACATTTTCATTCAGGTATCCTGACTATACCGAAAAGGTCTTTATTACCGGCAGTTTTAATAACTGGAATTATGAAGATGCCGACTGCG
This DNA window, taken from Elusimicrobiota bacterium, encodes the following:
- a CDS encoding alpha-amylase family glycosyl hydrolase, which codes for MSTQQHKRWKDGKMVRWLVKGRWIVCFSIFLSFHLSICLYSELRITELPIVEVKQNSQTTLNLSAYIYNTATDKKLISEFQNSEKVECVYNDEAIIVKPYKDFYGLTYFTVDIKNSENEKVTADIIVKVKKKSETVISYKPEGKVTDVFIAGEFNGWNPKATRMQKEEREERREKREEYFVKLELSPGKYQYKFVVDGNWLSDPENPETTPDGFGGKNSVLVVGEEFKELEIIPKSQKKRKLIFNYSGKISNCLATVNNKIHSPEIKKNEIETKIKIKKEFDFKIIGCDKNGNFSNEFHFSRILEKWNWQNGVIYFVFIDRFCNGDKTNDNPISDNGVSELANYLGGDFQGIIDKINNGYFEKLGVNILWLSPVIDNPEIAYREDNPPNKKYTGYHGYWPKDFYKVEEHFGTTELLKKLVETAHKKNIKVIFDAVFNHTITENEVYKKNPQWFGTLELPDGRKNIRLFDEYPLTTWFDSFNPTFDFENNLEAQDYIVRNALWWIKEFEIDGFRLDAVKHVPHSFWKALRTTIREEIEFPQNKKFYMVGETISSREKIMEFVNTEELDGQFDFPLYWAIRDVFAWETQGFERLESELKNSQKIYINGQMSTFIGNHDFARFSALADGDIKPGMNEKAENVVAKIDNPDTYKKLKLAFTFILTNPGVPTIYYGDEIGLSGKGDPDNRRLMKFGFTKAEQDVFDYVATLIKIRNKNPAMRYGVNKTVLLENDFYAYRLIFFDNEILVILNRSDENVSKCLHLDGNWKNLVDGKIYKLENIELIPKSTMILKKI